A genomic segment from Diospyros lotus cultivar Yz01 chromosome 5, ASM1463336v1, whole genome shotgun sequence encodes:
- the LOC127802173 gene encoding uncharacterized protein LOC127802173 gives METRARSANSRGKQPQNEASETNNLNGQFMQFIDAIRNMTPLATPPIVPPQENLRNNATLVEQFWKLQPPTFEGGLDPLVVEDWIAAIEWIFILIDCSDPRKVTCVTYMLQHGARHWWDSTARSRPQGHVWTWDQFKELFLKKYYPANIRNQKEAEFLMLKQGSLTLIEYERKFNELSRFTLALVDTDQKRARRFEQGLRDDLRQAVVTFELGMYHEVLAKAQLANFRESSSSNTKLSQFGPLEKRKWEDKGKGKQDYSKKNKEGGPTSGYYQLNPVCGKCQKRHTRLCLMGISAYYNCGQMGHVAKFCPKGQAKK, from the coding sequence ATGGAAACCCGTGCAAGAAGTGCCAATAGTAGGGGCAAGCAGCCGCAAAATGAGGCTAGTGAAACCAACAACCTCAACGGGCAGTTCATGCAGTTCATTGATGCCATTCGCAACATGACGCCACTTGCCACACCACCAATTGTACCTCCCCAAGAAAACCTAAGAAACAATGCTACCTTAGTTGAGCAGTTTTGGAAGCTTCAACCTCCAACTTTTGAGGGTGGGTTGGACCCTCTGGTAGTTGAAGATTGGATAGCAGCAATTGAATGGATCTTTATTCTCATAGATTGTTCAGACCCTAGGAAGGTAACTTGCGTTACATATATGTTACAACATGGAGCAAGGCATTGGTGGGATTCTACTGCCAGATCCCGACCCCAAGGACATGTGTGGACCTGGGATCAGTTCAAGGAACTTTTTCTTAAGAAGTATTACCCCGCTAACATCCGTAACCAGAAGGAAGCAGAGTTCCTCATGTTAAAACAAGGTAGCTTGACCTTGATTGAATATGAAAGGAAGTTTAATGAGCTATCACGTTTTACCCTAGCTTTAGTGGATACAGACCAAAAGCGGGCAAGGCGCTTTGAACAAGGGTTGAGAGATGATTTACGGCAGGCAGTCGTAACTTTTGAGTTAGGCATGTATCATGAGGTGCTAGCTAAGGCCCAACTGGCGAACTTTAGAGAAAGCTCCAGCAGCAATACCAAGCTATCACAGTTTGGACCACTAGAAAAACGTAAGTGGGAGGATAAAGGTAAAGGAAAGCAGGATTATtcgaagaagaataaagaaggcGGTCCAACATCAGGGTATTATCAACTGAACCCAGTGTGTGGCAAATGTCAGAAGCGTCATACTAGACTATGTCTCATGGGAATCAGCGCCTATTACAATTGTGGTCAAATGGGTCATGTTGCCAAATTCTGTCCCAAGGGTCAGGCAAAGAAATAG